A single genomic interval of Hemibagrus wyckioides isolate EC202008001 linkage group LG13, SWU_Hwy_1.0, whole genome shotgun sequence harbors:
- the LOC131363879 gene encoding uncharacterized protein LOC131363879: MNFSKFLPSASTFRGVACAGGLLALASAGYWAYHRLKRRSGLPAADPQPAPGAVADVEEVEDVQVTEPIQQLPPTELLPQTSAVVLFSRHSGAGDLHSARSNVRFLTSHIYGSQFQSVEVRRYFIQPWRFTVTETSCVPLGSSNSTACEESFTSVQRVSGSMKEPESCLGVETVTSVPHEDGEQTFNQGRCSHLPVSVEDQVDTSHLEEEERSLTPHADLDIESDFEESVDDLSPEESEVPFISAHLWLDGVTDVALKLPAIREAFSGMLDCMLVQNLLYLSGKKILMRLAAANKKDVDGVKRAYDSVIRFVRKPSNWEWIEAELLQAQLHHFSFLDVFFELVLFRCFIHSSPPPASDGGLLQPLFLAISQWDVEVREPEAERLFLRLSNILTVLLEDLFHQPLELYGDPAALASVVLKIVKQRVQEMMKTIERV, from the exons ATGAACTTCAGTAAGTTTCTTCCCAGCGCGAGCACTTTCCGGGGTGTGGCCTGCGCCGGCGGTCTGCTCGCGCTCGCCTCTGCGGGATACTGGGCTTATCACAGGCTGAAGAGGAGAAGCGGTCTGCCCGCTGCCGATCCTCAACCTGCTCCAG GAGCTGTTGCTGATGTGGAGGAAGTGGAGGAtgtccag gtCACTGAGCCGATCCAGCAGCTCCCTCCCACTGAACTCCTCCCTCAGACGTCAGCTGTCGTCCTG TTTTCACGCCACAGTGGTGCCggtgacctgcacagcgctcgGAGTAACGTCCGGTTTCTCACCTCCCACATCTACGGCTCCCAGTTTCAG tCGGTGGAAGTGCGGAGGTATTTCATCCAGCCGTGGAGGTTTACCGTCACCGAGACCTCCTGCGTTCCTTTG GGATCCTCGAACTCCACCGCATGTGAGGAGTCTTTCACCAGCGTACAG CGAGTCTCTGGGAGCATGAAAGAGCCGGAGTCCTGCCTTGGCGTGGAGACCGTCACCTCTGTGCCTCACGAGGACGGCGAG cAAACCTTTAATCAGGGGAGATGCTCTCACCTACCTGTGAGTGTGGAGGATCAGGTGGACACGTCCCatctggaggaagaggaaagatCCCTCACTCCTCATGCTGACTTGGATATTGAGTCAGATTTTGAG GAAAGTGTGGATGATCTTTCTCCTGAGGAGAGCGAGGTACCCTTCATCAG CGCACACCTCTGGCTCGATGGAGTTACAGACGTTGCTCTGAAGCTGCCTGCCATTCGCGAGGCGTTCTCT GGAATGTTGGACTGCATGCTCGTGCAGAACCTCCTGTACTTGTCAGGGAAGAAGATTCtcatgcgtctggcagcagccAACAAAAAG GACGTGGACGGTGTTAAGCGGGCCTACGACTCCGTGATCCGTTTCGTGAGAAAGCCGTCCAACTGGGAGTGGATCGAGGCGGAGTTGCTCCAGGCTCAG CTGCACCATTTCAGCTTCCTCGATGTGTTCTTCGAGCTCGTCTTGTTCAGGTGCTTTATACACAGCTCGCCGCCTCCAGCT tcGGATGGAGGATTATTGCAGCCTCTGTTTTTAGCCATCAGCCAGTGGGACGTGGAGGTCAGGGAGCCTGAGGCAGAGCGActctttttaaggctttct aatatACTGACAGTTCTGCTTGAGGACCTTTTccatcagcctctggagctttaCGGAGATCCAGCAGCTTTAGCCTCCGTAGTGTTGAAGATCGTGAAGCAGCGTGTCCAGGAAATGATGAAGACCATAGAGAGAGTCTGA